The DNA window AAGGCCTTTTCGGTCGTCTGCTTCCCGATATCGCCAGTGTGCTCTTTGCCGATTACCCGAAAGAAGAACAGCTTCGTCTCATCGAACTGTGCTGCCAGGAAGAACATAAAGCTCTGCTGGCTCAGTGTGCACCGCTGTACCCTGCTTTGGAAGACACCCTGCGTCAGTTAAAGGAAAAATACCGCCTGTTCATCGTAAGTAACTGCCAGGCGGGTTATATCGAAGTCTTTTTAGAAACCAGTGGTCTTGGCTCTTACTTCGAAGGTCATCTTTGTCCGGGAGACACCGGCAATGCCAAAGCCGACAATATCCGCCAGATCATTCGGGATTACAATCTGAAAACTCCGGTTTATGTCGGAGATACCCTCGGCGATTTCAACGCCACCAAAGATGCAGGCATTCCGTTTGTTTTCGCATCCTATGGATTTGGTCAGGTTTCTTCTCCTGATTATACCATCCAATGCCCGGGAGATCTTCTTAATATTTTTTAAATTTTTCAAAAAATCTGTTAAATACTTCGGGGCTGTCCGCAGTTTTATGCAGGCAGCCCCTTTTCTTAAATATCTATTTACCCATGCAGCTTATACCCGTCATTATACACACACACGATCGGCGTCTCCTTATCGATCATCTCATAGATCTTCGCCGCCTTTTTCCCCGGCAGATTGATGCAGCCATGGGAACCGCTGTAAATATAGATGGTTCCTCCGAAACTCGATCTCCAGGAAGCATCGTGCAGCCCGATTCCACCGTTAAATGGCATCCAGTAATTTACATGAGACTGATAACTTGGCTGTCCGCTGGCATTGGGACGTCCCCGAAGGATTCTGTCTTTTTGCTTATATGTCAGGAAATAAACTCCCGGTGGAGTAAACCGGTCTTTTGTCATTCTTCCGGACACAAACGGGGTGTCCAGAACCACTTTTCCTTTTTTATAATAATACAGATGCTGTTCCGTCAGATTGACTTCTATGTAAGTATCCCCCAGACCATAGTTATCTGTATACAGCTCTTCCTGACTGTACTCTGGCTTTCTCGTCACCTGCTGTCGGTTTTTGATATTCTTTTTCAGCGCTTTGATCTCTGCTTTCTGATCGATCTTCCAGCCGTAATTCCCGCCGGATACCGTCACATCCAGCCCAGAAGTCGTATGAAACGGTCGTTCTTTTCCAAGCGTATCTACTTCCTCCGCCAGTTTCTTAACATATTTTTTGATCTTCGCATTCATCTTATCCTGATCAAGACTATAATTGCCATCTTCATCAAGATTCAGCCATTTTTTTACCGTATTTCCATTCAGAACTTTCTCTCCCTCGGGAAGCTCATATGTCACCTGTACATTTGCCAGTTCGTTTAACTGCTTTTTTTGCTTCGCAAGAAGTTCACTGTCTTTGGTAACTGCAGGTTTCACATATCCGTCTGCCTGTTCCACATCCAGTGTTTCTTCACCCTCTTTCAATGCCTGCTCCACTGCTTTTCCCAATGCATCCGTATCGATCGTCGTTCCCTGTTTTTCCTTTTTGACTACAAACTGATCTTCTTTATAAACGATTTTCGCATCCACCGGTGCTTCCTGTGATTCTTCGGACAGATGCGAAAGATTGTTCAGCTTCTTTTCCAGTTTGTCTTCATCATAGACGATCCCACTTTTCAGTTCATACTCTGACTGTTCAAACCAGTATTTCATCCATAAAAACGGATTCTGTTTTTTTAAAAAACTTTCAATTTCTCCATCATCCTGATAAGTATAATCAAAATCCTTTCCCGCTATGGTTTCACTTTCGTCTCCCCGGAATGTCAGTGTCAATTGATAGGTCTCTGTTTCTTTTCTGTATGCATCTTCAGCTTCTTTTGCTGTCATTTTTCCACAGTCCAACTCGTTGATCCTGGTTCCCGGCAGAAAATGATTCTGATATACCGAAACCTGATATCCGTATGTGCCCGCCAGACCAAGCAGCGCCACTCCTGCTGCTATCACAACCCCTTTTTTCTTTTTACTCCACTTTTTCATTTCTGTAATCCCTTCTTTTTTTCATGGCTCCCGTTACCGAACTCCATATAATGTTAACAATAAACATGGCAATCGCGATCATTCCTGCCATCAGTAATGTCTGTTGAAAATAATACGCCGCCTGCTCTCCCTCCGGATATAAAATATGATATACGATCCGGTACATTCCCGCACCCGGAACCAGTGTCATATTCGCTGGAATTAATATCATCGTCACCGGTGTCTTAAATACTCTTGCACACACATTTGCGCCTACAGATATCACCGCTGCTCCGAAAAATGCTCCCAGAAGCTCCGAATGTGTCATTGCTCCCACCAGCAGGTACACAAACCAGCCGATACCTCCATCGATTCCCGCCCATAAAAGGAACTTCTTCGGTACGCCGAGAATCCCGGCAAATCCGTACACAGCGGCAATACCGCCGATACTCTGTATGATCATGTCTGTCATCGTCTTCTCCCCCCTATCTTCCAAGAACTGCTGCCGTCACAAACAGTCCCATACCGATACCGATTGCAACCGCCAGTGCGATCACAAAAGCTTCAGCCGCCCTTGCAAGTCCGGAAAGATAGTCTCCATGCAGCGTATCAAAGACCGCATTGGTAATAGCCGCGCCCGGAACAAACGGCATGATACAGCTGATGATCAGAAGGTCTGTATCATATGTTCCCGGAAGTGCCGCCGTCAAAAAACCGATGGCAACCGCCACAGATAACGAACACACGATATTTTCCACAAACATATGCATATGCCCCTTTTTACAGGAAAACTGTACCACCGCTCCCACAATTCCTACAACGGCCGCCACAATCGCCTCCGCCCAGTTGCTGCCGAACATCACGGCAAATCCTCCGGTCAGAAAGGCAAACGCCGACAGCCGGATCTTCAGCCGTTCTTTCTCTTTCCACAGTGCCTTCATCTGTTTAAACGCTTCTTCCAGCGTAAGTTCATCATTACAAAACTCCCTGGATATCTGATTTACCCGGTCGATCTTCTCCAGATTCGTTCCATGACTCTGGATCCGTCGCACAACGGTCAGCGAATCCATCGAAGGATCATCCAGCGTGGCAACAAATCCGGTCATCATCACCAGTACCTGCACCGTCTTCAGATTTGATTTCTGCAGGATCCGGTAGACCGTATCTTCCACCCGGTATGTCTCCGCCCCGTTCTGCATCAGGATATCCCCGGCAAACACCGCTGTATCCAGTAACAACTTGTAGTCCATTTCCCTTTTGCTCACTTTCCCCTGTTTTCTGCCTTCTTTCTTTATATAGAAAAAAGTTCCGGTACAATATTCTTTGTACCGAAA is part of the Blautia faecicola genome and encodes:
- a CDS encoding threonine/serine exporter family protein gives rise to the protein MDYKLLLDTAVFAGDILMQNGAETYRVEDTVYRILQKSNLKTVQVLVMMTGFVATLDDPSMDSLTVVRRIQSHGTNLEKIDRVNQISREFCNDELTLEEAFKQMKALWKEKERLKIRLSAFAFLTGGFAVMFGSNWAEAIVAAVVGIVGAVVQFSCKKGHMHMFVENIVCSLSVAVAIGFLTAALPGTYDTDLLIISCIMPFVPGAAITNAVFDTLHGDYLSGLARAAEAFVIALAVAIGIGMGLFVTAAVLGR
- a CDS encoding threonine/serine exporter family protein; this encodes MTDMIIQSIGGIAAVYGFAGILGVPKKFLLWAGIDGGIGWFVYLLVGAMTHSELLGAFFGAAVISVGANVCARVFKTPVTMILIPANMTLVPGAGMYRIVYHILYPEGEQAAYYFQQTLLMAGMIAIAMFIVNIIWSSVTGAMKKRRDYRNEKVE
- a CDS encoding HAD family hydrolase → MDSIIFDVDGTLWDSTEICAKAWTDAIHRETDLSLTIDAPTLKGLFGRLLPDIASVLFADYPKEEQLRLIELCCQEEHKALLAQCAPLYPALEDTLRQLKEKYRLFIVSNCQAGYIEVFLETSGLGSYFEGHLCPGDTGNAKADNIRQIIRDYNLKTPVYVGDTLGDFNATKDAGIPFVFASYGFGQVSSPDYTIQCPGDLLNIF
- a CDS encoding L,D-transpeptidase family protein, yielding MKKWSKKKKGVVIAAGVALLGLAGTYGYQVSVYQNHFLPGTRINELDCGKMTAKEAEDAYRKETETYQLTLTFRGDESETIAGKDFDYTYQDDGEIESFLKKQNPFLWMKYWFEQSEYELKSGIVYDEDKLEKKLNNLSHLSEESQEAPVDAKIVYKEDQFVVKKEKQGTTIDTDALGKAVEQALKEGEETLDVEQADGYVKPAVTKDSELLAKQKKQLNELANVQVTYELPEGEKVLNGNTVKKWLNLDEDGNYSLDQDKMNAKIKKYVKKLAEEVDTLGKERPFHTTSGLDVTVSGGNYGWKIDQKAEIKALKKNIKNRQQVTRKPEYSQEELYTDNYGLGDTYIEVNLTEQHLYYYKKGKVVLDTPFVSGRMTKDRFTPPGVYFLTYKQKDRILRGRPNASGQPSYQSHVNYWMPFNGGIGLHDASWRSSFGGTIYIYSGSHGCINLPGKKAAKIYEMIDKETPIVCVYNDGYKLHG